From Astyanax mexicanus isolate ESR-SI-001 chromosome 11, AstMex3_surface, whole genome shotgun sequence, the proteins below share one genomic window:
- the parp14rs1 gene encoding poly(ADP-ribose) polymerase family member 14-related sequence 1 isoform X2 yields MADEFPYVLFVQGEWDPNTPKLKNKLTIYFQSKKSNGGDCCVKLLGGQRATVAFKSEEVRQNVLDRIPHEIKLGQKVIQLNVHLSPEEASAAQESQSPNKEQQPDARSHEKSPSKDEEPPSDEPQSEESEEQEPTEESEGRRSAVLENIQNMNQEFLVMLVENIIRDAPESKEFSIEVIPESNCAVVTFTSRKGAANFILSCPDNSVFRKKDLTVRTLEMTTKVKVEDLPSNLNSDHIMLYFEKYGETDGDVVMLEDGQSAIISFEDHTAVSTVLRTQHQIKKQPLKVFPYHDSLGTALYGKDRPMLRLPEIFTENIDISIGKYLQENREKLDLIKQEMCKHYCQLDLQASSVKIIPLASLLQQGSQTRKLIQAWREKASAEFAAEMSKYKSLEINILRDAWSEAVEEIQKTLCAEPVTLVLQENQATVILAGLAEDVSRTRDAVNSATDSITQRIQREKGSITDEVSMAYSIYEIVRLGGVELEIQSKFPEMELNYHSHSQKLVLYGLKQEVLESKNKILQEIIGLSRRVVELHPSILEFLTKRDKEDLTNDLFLSRGIIASLEIKDNVASLIAKTEKTLKDGEEHLKTVLIYKCLDVEDPSVIRKAEWQDLITSLNSSFNSPVKVVLINTSGSQVTVSGFADALELVLEQLTDFLEANSSITTSLEADGIVIRFIEEHRKQDWFEMVKNKVNVDFKDDKISLNGPRVHISQCKPVFEDLLSTVYQGNLKVAKPGARKFFKKKETMYISEAKNNTGCLVELVDEVEAGGASGKKGVFTPEGVEIVVSKGDMCSYTVDAVVNAANDKLEFNGGLSKAISDAAGPQLQDACHQIIKARKKLNIGEAVVTKAGGQLCCKFVIHAVGPQFDQSNRQGSIQLLKTAVIGSLKHAEQQTCHSIAIPALSSGNLGFPLDLCADSIVEAIKEFCESKSGGFCVKKIHLVDNNDKTVEALETAVRNVYGESSTIQRFPSRSKPSQPQQNTNVSSLPQFSSQGLPQSIKTKEGLTITLSKCNIEDTSMDVVVNSVLTDLSLSHGAISSAILNKAGQQLQTLFNQQATGKVNAGAVFVTTGANLKNKLVFHAVSPHWNQGQGQEQKILEGIMDNCLGQAEQQQQKSIVFPAIGTGNLGFPKALVASLMLDSVLKFSKNRTSSHVQEVMFALYPQDTQTIQAFTTEFNNKFNIQVSSTQQQSKGPLSKITSKSGTYETTVGGVVLQVLSGDITKQNTDVIVNSSNENFTLKAGVSKAVLDAAGSNVEAECTQLGAQPNQGLIMTQPGMLQCKKIIHISAKSDPATIKQRVKQVLQMTAQQKLTSISFPALGTGQGGANPGQVADSMLDAVVDFVTQTPQSSIKLIRMVIFQAPMLADFHQSMQKREGGSDKQKKEGVFSKAAAFAKSLFTGSKDKGDQQQKVKDFVIDGKVLNPACFSICGPSRAAVDQAKQWIEKLISDEQAFESISDPMILNLSDKDQQRIQELQQSKDVSVRVEHKTQGAGSDDTTILVEGLSRDVLMAVSEIQTMLRKARDDFSLKKDMEFASEMVEWQYEQSGQYHSFDQLTNFKLEQALTLKSPHVDITVQGQAYKVTMPEGPAVSAVGGNQMNIKRIDKLQVPVIDSIPQDWEAMAANDLVKMCPLKTGSKEYNDVLGHFRNTCPNNNIIQIERVQNPGMWKKYQSNKQIMEIKNGHQNNEKRLFHGTREDSMMHINHSGFNRSYAGVNATVYGKGTYFALNASYSANNTYSVPNQQGHKRMYLCRVLTGDYTVGNSSMFVPPPKSANSIVLYDTVVDRPNAPTIFVVFRDDHAYPEYLITFT; encoded by the exons ATGGCCGACGAGTTTCCTTATGTCCTGTTCGTTCAGGGCGAATGGGACCCCAATACCCCCAAACTAAAAAACAAGCTCACCATTTATTTCCAGAGTAAAAAGTCTAATGGGGGAGACTGCTGTGTGAAGCTGCTGGGAGGACAGAGAGCTACTGTCGCCTTCAAATCTGAGGAAG TGAGACAAAATGTACTTGATAGAATTCCACACGAGATAAAATTGGGCCAAAAAGTCATACAGCTGAATGTTCACCTCTCTCCAGAAGAGGCCTCAGCAGCTCAG gAATCACAGTCTCCAAACAAGGAACAGCAACCAG ATGCCAGAAGCCATGAGAAATCACCTTCCAAAGATGAAGAGCCACCTAGTGACGAACCTCAGAGTGAGGAGTCAGAAGAGCAGGAGCCAACTGAAGAGAGTGAGGGAAGAAGATCAGCTGTGCTGGAAAACATCCAGAACATGAATCAGGAGTTCTTGGTTATGCTGGTGGAGAACATCATCAGAGATGCGCCCGAGTCCAAAGAATTCAGCATTGAGGTCATCCCAGAGAGCAACTGTGCTGTGGTCACTTTCACTAGCAGAAAAG GTGCAGCAAACTTCATTCTGTCTTGCCCAGATAACAGCGTTTTCAGGAAGAAAGATCTGACTGTCAGAACTCTTGAGATGACCACTAAGGTGAAAGTTGAGGACCTACCATCAAACCTGAACTCCGACCACATTATGCTGTATTTTGAAAAGTATGGGGAAACAGATGGTGACGTGGTGATGCTTGAAGACGGACAGTCTGCCATCATTTCTTTTGAAGATCACACAG CTGTAAGCACAGTTCTCAGAACACAACATCAGATTAAAAAGCAACCTCTCAAAGTATTCCCATACCATGACTCACTGGGAACAGCACTCTATGGAAAAGACAGACCCATGCTGAGACTCCCAGAAATCTTCACAGAGAATATTGATATATCTATTGGGAAATATCTCCAAGAAAACCGAGAAAAACTGGACCTGATCAAGCAAGAGATGTGCAAACATTACTGTCAGCTGGATCTTCAAGCCTCATCTGTGAAAATTATACCTCTAGCTTCTCTACTTCAGCAAGGTTCCCAGACGAGAAAGCTCATTCAGGCATGGAGAGAGAAGGCCTCTGCTGAGTTTGCTGCTGAAATGTCCAAATATAAATCATTAGAGATCAATATTCTGAGAGATGCGTGGAGTGAGGCGGTGGAAGAAATCCAAAAGACCCTTTGTGCTGAACCTGTGACCCTCGTCCTTCAGGAAAATCAAGCAACAGTGATTCTTGCGGGCCTTGCAGAAGATGTAAGCAGAACTAGAGATGCTGTGAATAGTGCGACTGATAGCATAACTCAAAGAATCCAAAGGGAAAAGGGCAGCATTACAGATGAGGTCAGCATGGCTTACTCCATTTATGAGATCGTCAGGCTAGGTGGTGTTGAGCTGGAAATACAAAGCAAATTTCCAGAGATGGAGCTGAATTACCACTCTCACAGTCAAAAGTTAGTTCTCTATGGTCTAAAGCAAGAAGTACTGGAATCAAAAAATAAGATTCTACAGGAAATCATTGGCCTCAGTCGGAGAGTGGTGGAACTCCACCCATCTATACTGGAGTTTCTGACCAAGAGGGACAAGGAGGATCTCACTAATGATTTATTCTTATCCAGAGGAATCATTGCATCCTTGGAGATAAAGGACAATGTCGCATCGCTTATCGCCAAAACTGAGAAGACATTGAAGGATGGTGAGGAACATTTGAAAACAGTGTTAATCTATAAATGCCTTGATGTGGAGGACCCCAGTGTGATCAGGAAGGCAGAATGGCAAGATCTCATTACTAGCTTAAATAGCTCGTTCAATTCTCCAGTAAAggttgttttaataaacacatcAGGCAGCCAAGTTACAGTTTCTGGTTTTGCTGATGCGCTTGAATTAGTCCTGGAACAGCTGACTGATTTTCTTGAGGCCAATTCTAGCATTACCACAAGCCTTGAAGCAGACGGGATTGTTATCAGATTTATCGAGGAGCACAGAAAGCAGGACTGGTTTGAAATGGTGAAAAACAAAGTGAATGTTGATTTCAAAGATGACAAAATCTCATTGAATGGCCCAAGGGTTCATATCTCTCAGTGTAAGCCTGTCTTTGAGGACCTACTTTCCACTGTTTACCAGGGCAACTTGAAAGTAGCTAAGCCTGGTGCCAGGAAGTTCTTCAAGAAGAAGGAGACAATGTACATTTCTGAAGCCAAGAACAATACAGGATGCTTGGTGGAGTTAGTAGATGAGGTTGAGGCTGGTGGTGCCAGTGGAAAGAAAGGTGTCTTTACACCTGAAGGAGTGGAGATTGTGGTCAGCAAAGGGGATATGTGCTCTTATACAGTAGATGCTGTAGTTAATGCAGCCAATGACAAGCTGGAGTTTAATGGGGGTCTGTCAAAGGCTATTTCTGATGCTGCCGGACCACAACTGCAGGATGCCTGTCACCAGATCATTAAAGCAAGAAAAAAGCTGAACATAGGTGAAGCTGTTGTCACCAAGGCAGGAGGGCAGCTATGCTGCAAGTTTGTCATCCATGCAGTAGGACCACAATTCGATCAGTCTAATCGACAAGGGTCTATTCAACTTCTGAAAACAGCTGTGATAGGTAGTCTGAAACATGCTGAGCAGCAGACCTGCCATTCTATTGCAATACCAGCCTTAAGTTCTGGAAACCTTGGGTTCCCATTGGACCTTTGTGCAGACTCCATTGTTGAAGCTATAAAAGAATTCTGTGAGTCTAAGAGTGGAGGCTTTTGTGTAAAGAAGATACACCTTGTTGATAATAACGACAAGACAGTCGAGGCTTTAGAAACTGCAGTGAGGAACGTGTACGGGGAAAGTTCCACCATTCAGAGATTTCCTTCCAGGAGCAAGCCAAGCCAGCCTCAGCAAAACACAAACGTATCAAGTTTACCCCAGTTCTCAAGCCAAGGTTTACCCCAAAGCATTAAGACAAAGGAGGGACTGACCATTACACTTTCAAAGTGCAACATCGAGGACACTTCG ATGGATGTGGTTGTAAACTCCGTATTGACTGACCTGTCCCTTAGTCATGGAGCCATCTCGAGTGCCATCCTTAACAAAGCAGGGCAGCAGCTTCAGACGCTTTTTAATCAACAGGCCACAGGCAAAGTAAACGCTGGGGCCGTTTTTGTCACTACTGGTGCTAACCTCAAAAACAAACTGGTTTTCCATGCTGTGTCTCCTCACTGGAATCAGGGACAAGGTCAGGAACAAAAG ATACTGGAAGGCATTATGGATAATTGTTTAGGAcaggcagagcagcagcagcagaagtccatTGTGTTTCCAGCCATTGGCACAGGAAACTTAGGATTTCCAAAGGCCCTGGTCGCTTCCCTTATGTTGGATTCAGTTCTAAAATTTAGCAAGAATAGAACTTCCAGTCATGTGCAGGAAGTGATGTTTGCTCTCTATCCCCAAGACACTCAAACCATCCAG GCCTTCACAACTGAGTTCAACAATAAGTTCAACATTCAGGTATCCTCCACGCAGCAACAAAGCAAAG GTCCCTTGTCAAAGATCACCTCAAAATCAGGGACTTATGAGACCACAGTGGGAGGCGTTGTGCTTCAGGTCCTGAGTGGCGACATCACTAAACAGAATACAGATGTTATTGTGAACTCCAGCAATGAAAACTTCACGCTGAAAGCCG GGGTCTCAAAGGCTGTTTTGGATGCAGCTGGTTCAAACGTGGAAGCTGAGTGCACACAACTTG GAGCACAGCCAAACCAAGGGCTGATAATGACTCAGCCAGGAATGCTGCAGTGCAAGAAGATCATCCACATTTCAGCAAAGAGTGATCCTGCAACCATCAAACAACGTGTCAAGCAAGTGCTTCAAATGACAGCGCAGCAAAAGCTCACCTCCATTTCTTTCCCTGCACTTGGCACAG GTCAGGGTGGCGCAAACCCAGGACAGGTTGCAGACAGCATGCTGGATGCTGTGGTGGACTTTGTGACACAGACTCCACAATCGTCCATCAAACTGATCCGTATGGTGATCTTCCAGGCCCCCATGTTGGCAGATTTCCACCAAAGCATGCAGAAAAGGGAAGGAGGCAGTGACAAGCAAAAGAAAGAAGGAGTCTTCTCAAAAGCAGCAG CATTTGCTAAGTCATTGTTCACTGGATCAAAGGATAAAGGTGACCAGCAACAGAAAGTAAAAGACTTTGTGATTGATGGGAAAGTGTTGAATCCGGCTTGCTTTTCCATCTGTGGACCTTCCCGAGCTGCAGTGGACCAGGCCAAGCAGTGGATAGAGAAGCTCATCTCAGACGAGCAGGCATTCGAATCGATCTCTGATCCAATGATCCTTAATCTGTCTGATAAAGACCAACAACGAATTCAAGAGCTGCAACAATCCAAGGATGTCAGTGTGAGAGTGGAGCACAAGACTCAGGGGGCGGGGTCTGATGACACCACCATTCTGGTGGAAGGCCTCAGCAGGGATGTTCTGATGGCTGTCAGTGAGATCCAGACCATGCTTAGAAAAGCCAGAGATGATTTTAGCCTGAAGAAAGATATGGAGTTTGCAAGTGAGATGGTAGAATGGCAATACGAGCAGAGTGGCCAGTACCACAGCTTCGATCAGCTCACGAACTTCAAGCTGGAACAAGCTTTAACGCTAAAGTCTCCTCATGTGGACATCACCGTGCAAGGCCAAGCATACAAAGTCACAATGCCAGAGGGTCCTGCTGTGAGCGCTGTTGGTGGTAATCAGATGAACATCAAGCGTATTGATAAATTACAAG ttcCAGTCATTGATAGCATCCCACAGGATTGGGAGGCAATGGCAGCTAATGACCTGGTCAAAATGTGTCCACTGAAGACTGGCAGCAAAGAGTACAATGATGTCTTGGGCCACTTTAGGAACACCTGCCCCAATAATAACATTATTCAG ATTGAACGAGTTCAGAATCCTGGAATGTGGAAGAAGTACCAGAGTAACAAGCAAATTATGGAAATTAAGAACGGCCACCAGAACAATGAAAAGAGGCTGTTTCATGGAACCAGAGAGGACTCAATGATGCATATCAATCACAGTGGTTTCAACCGAAGCTATGCTGGAGTAAATG CTACGGTGTATGGAAAAGGCACTTACTTTGCACTTAATGCCAGCTACTCTGCAAACAACACCTATTCAGTTCCAAACCAGCAAGGACACAAACGCATGTATCTGTGCCGGGTCCTCACTGGAGACTACACAGTTGGAAATTCTTCCATGTTTGTCCCTCCCCCCAAATCTGCCAACAGTATAGTCCTCTATGACACTGTGGTGGATAGGCCTAATGCACCAACCATCTTCGTGGTGTTCCGCGATGACCATGCTTACCCAGAGTATCTAATCACCTTCacctaa
- the parp14rs1 gene encoding poly(ADP-ribose) polymerase family member 14-related sequence 1 isoform X1 encodes MADEFPYVLFVQGEWDPNTPKLKNKLTIYFQSKKSNGGDCCVKLLGGQRATVAFKSEEVRQNVLDRIPHEIKLGQKVIQLNVHLSPEEASAAQESQSPNKEQQPDIPHSSDTDPVALKRRTEACPEPDFKKPRHLDARSHEKSPSKDEEPPSDEPQSEESEEQEPTEESEGRRSAVLENIQNMNQEFLVMLVENIIRDAPESKEFSIEVIPESNCAVVTFTSRKGAANFILSCPDNSVFRKKDLTVRTLEMTTKVKVEDLPSNLNSDHIMLYFEKYGETDGDVVMLEDGQSAIISFEDHTAVSTVLRTQHQIKKQPLKVFPYHDSLGTALYGKDRPMLRLPEIFTENIDISIGKYLQENREKLDLIKQEMCKHYCQLDLQASSVKIIPLASLLQQGSQTRKLIQAWREKASAEFAAEMSKYKSLEINILRDAWSEAVEEIQKTLCAEPVTLVLQENQATVILAGLAEDVSRTRDAVNSATDSITQRIQREKGSITDEVSMAYSIYEIVRLGGVELEIQSKFPEMELNYHSHSQKLVLYGLKQEVLESKNKILQEIIGLSRRVVELHPSILEFLTKRDKEDLTNDLFLSRGIIASLEIKDNVASLIAKTEKTLKDGEEHLKTVLIYKCLDVEDPSVIRKAEWQDLITSLNSSFNSPVKVVLINTSGSQVTVSGFADALELVLEQLTDFLEANSSITTSLEADGIVIRFIEEHRKQDWFEMVKNKVNVDFKDDKISLNGPRVHISQCKPVFEDLLSTVYQGNLKVAKPGARKFFKKKETMYISEAKNNTGCLVELVDEVEAGGASGKKGVFTPEGVEIVVSKGDMCSYTVDAVVNAANDKLEFNGGLSKAISDAAGPQLQDACHQIIKARKKLNIGEAVVTKAGGQLCCKFVIHAVGPQFDQSNRQGSIQLLKTAVIGSLKHAEQQTCHSIAIPALSSGNLGFPLDLCADSIVEAIKEFCESKSGGFCVKKIHLVDNNDKTVEALETAVRNVYGESSTIQRFPSRSKPSQPQQNTNVSSLPQFSSQGLPQSIKTKEGLTITLSKCNIEDTSMDVVVNSVLTDLSLSHGAISSAILNKAGQQLQTLFNQQATGKVNAGAVFVTTGANLKNKLVFHAVSPHWNQGQGQEQKILEGIMDNCLGQAEQQQQKSIVFPAIGTGNLGFPKALVASLMLDSVLKFSKNRTSSHVQEVMFALYPQDTQTIQAFTTEFNNKFNIQVSSTQQQSKGPLSKITSKSGTYETTVGGVVLQVLSGDITKQNTDVIVNSSNENFTLKAGVSKAVLDAAGSNVEAECTQLGAQPNQGLIMTQPGMLQCKKIIHISAKSDPATIKQRVKQVLQMTAQQKLTSISFPALGTGQGGANPGQVADSMLDAVVDFVTQTPQSSIKLIRMVIFQAPMLADFHQSMQKREGGSDKQKKEGVFSKAAAFAKSLFTGSKDKGDQQQKVKDFVIDGKVLNPACFSICGPSRAAVDQAKQWIEKLISDEQAFESISDPMILNLSDKDQQRIQELQQSKDVSVRVEHKTQGAGSDDTTILVEGLSRDVLMAVSEIQTMLRKARDDFSLKKDMEFASEMVEWQYEQSGQYHSFDQLTNFKLEQALTLKSPHVDITVQGQAYKVTMPEGPAVSAVGGNQMNIKRIDKLQVPVIDSIPQDWEAMAANDLVKMCPLKTGSKEYNDVLGHFRNTCPNNNIIQIERVQNPGMWKKYQSNKQIMEIKNGHQNNEKRLFHGTREDSMMHINHSGFNRSYAGVNATVYGKGTYFALNASYSANNTYSVPNQQGHKRMYLCRVLTGDYTVGNSSMFVPPPKSANSIVLYDTVVDRPNAPTIFVVFRDDHAYPEYLITFT; translated from the exons ATGGCCGACGAGTTTCCTTATGTCCTGTTCGTTCAGGGCGAATGGGACCCCAATACCCCCAAACTAAAAAACAAGCTCACCATTTATTTCCAGAGTAAAAAGTCTAATGGGGGAGACTGCTGTGTGAAGCTGCTGGGAGGACAGAGAGCTACTGTCGCCTTCAAATCTGAGGAAG TGAGACAAAATGTACTTGATAGAATTCCACACGAGATAAAATTGGGCCAAAAAGTCATACAGCTGAATGTTCACCTCTCTCCAGAAGAGGCCTCAGCAGCTCAG gAATCACAGTCTCCAAACAAGGAACAGCAACCAG ACATTCCACACTCCTCGGACACTGACCCCGTGGCTCTTAAGAGGAGGACAGAAGCTTGTCCTGAGCCAGACTTCAAAAAGCCCAGGCATTTGG ATGCCAGAAGCCATGAGAAATCACCTTCCAAAGATGAAGAGCCACCTAGTGACGAACCTCAGAGTGAGGAGTCAGAAGAGCAGGAGCCAACTGAAGAGAGTGAGGGAAGAAGATCAGCTGTGCTGGAAAACATCCAGAACATGAATCAGGAGTTCTTGGTTATGCTGGTGGAGAACATCATCAGAGATGCGCCCGAGTCCAAAGAATTCAGCATTGAGGTCATCCCAGAGAGCAACTGTGCTGTGGTCACTTTCACTAGCAGAAAAG GTGCAGCAAACTTCATTCTGTCTTGCCCAGATAACAGCGTTTTCAGGAAGAAAGATCTGACTGTCAGAACTCTTGAGATGACCACTAAGGTGAAAGTTGAGGACCTACCATCAAACCTGAACTCCGACCACATTATGCTGTATTTTGAAAAGTATGGGGAAACAGATGGTGACGTGGTGATGCTTGAAGACGGACAGTCTGCCATCATTTCTTTTGAAGATCACACAG CTGTAAGCACAGTTCTCAGAACACAACATCAGATTAAAAAGCAACCTCTCAAAGTATTCCCATACCATGACTCACTGGGAACAGCACTCTATGGAAAAGACAGACCCATGCTGAGACTCCCAGAAATCTTCACAGAGAATATTGATATATCTATTGGGAAATATCTCCAAGAAAACCGAGAAAAACTGGACCTGATCAAGCAAGAGATGTGCAAACATTACTGTCAGCTGGATCTTCAAGCCTCATCTGTGAAAATTATACCTCTAGCTTCTCTACTTCAGCAAGGTTCCCAGACGAGAAAGCTCATTCAGGCATGGAGAGAGAAGGCCTCTGCTGAGTTTGCTGCTGAAATGTCCAAATATAAATCATTAGAGATCAATATTCTGAGAGATGCGTGGAGTGAGGCGGTGGAAGAAATCCAAAAGACCCTTTGTGCTGAACCTGTGACCCTCGTCCTTCAGGAAAATCAAGCAACAGTGATTCTTGCGGGCCTTGCAGAAGATGTAAGCAGAACTAGAGATGCTGTGAATAGTGCGACTGATAGCATAACTCAAAGAATCCAAAGGGAAAAGGGCAGCATTACAGATGAGGTCAGCATGGCTTACTCCATTTATGAGATCGTCAGGCTAGGTGGTGTTGAGCTGGAAATACAAAGCAAATTTCCAGAGATGGAGCTGAATTACCACTCTCACAGTCAAAAGTTAGTTCTCTATGGTCTAAAGCAAGAAGTACTGGAATCAAAAAATAAGATTCTACAGGAAATCATTGGCCTCAGTCGGAGAGTGGTGGAACTCCACCCATCTATACTGGAGTTTCTGACCAAGAGGGACAAGGAGGATCTCACTAATGATTTATTCTTATCCAGAGGAATCATTGCATCCTTGGAGATAAAGGACAATGTCGCATCGCTTATCGCCAAAACTGAGAAGACATTGAAGGATGGTGAGGAACATTTGAAAACAGTGTTAATCTATAAATGCCTTGATGTGGAGGACCCCAGTGTGATCAGGAAGGCAGAATGGCAAGATCTCATTACTAGCTTAAATAGCTCGTTCAATTCTCCAGTAAAggttgttttaataaacacatcAGGCAGCCAAGTTACAGTTTCTGGTTTTGCTGATGCGCTTGAATTAGTCCTGGAACAGCTGACTGATTTTCTTGAGGCCAATTCTAGCATTACCACAAGCCTTGAAGCAGACGGGATTGTTATCAGATTTATCGAGGAGCACAGAAAGCAGGACTGGTTTGAAATGGTGAAAAACAAAGTGAATGTTGATTTCAAAGATGACAAAATCTCATTGAATGGCCCAAGGGTTCATATCTCTCAGTGTAAGCCTGTCTTTGAGGACCTACTTTCCACTGTTTACCAGGGCAACTTGAAAGTAGCTAAGCCTGGTGCCAGGAAGTTCTTCAAGAAGAAGGAGACAATGTACATTTCTGAAGCCAAGAACAATACAGGATGCTTGGTGGAGTTAGTAGATGAGGTTGAGGCTGGTGGTGCCAGTGGAAAGAAAGGTGTCTTTACACCTGAAGGAGTGGAGATTGTGGTCAGCAAAGGGGATATGTGCTCTTATACAGTAGATGCTGTAGTTAATGCAGCCAATGACAAGCTGGAGTTTAATGGGGGTCTGTCAAAGGCTATTTCTGATGCTGCCGGACCACAACTGCAGGATGCCTGTCACCAGATCATTAAAGCAAGAAAAAAGCTGAACATAGGTGAAGCTGTTGTCACCAAGGCAGGAGGGCAGCTATGCTGCAAGTTTGTCATCCATGCAGTAGGACCACAATTCGATCAGTCTAATCGACAAGGGTCTATTCAACTTCTGAAAACAGCTGTGATAGGTAGTCTGAAACATGCTGAGCAGCAGACCTGCCATTCTATTGCAATACCAGCCTTAAGTTCTGGAAACCTTGGGTTCCCATTGGACCTTTGTGCAGACTCCATTGTTGAAGCTATAAAAGAATTCTGTGAGTCTAAGAGTGGAGGCTTTTGTGTAAAGAAGATACACCTTGTTGATAATAACGACAAGACAGTCGAGGCTTTAGAAACTGCAGTGAGGAACGTGTACGGGGAAAGTTCCACCATTCAGAGATTTCCTTCCAGGAGCAAGCCAAGCCAGCCTCAGCAAAACACAAACGTATCAAGTTTACCCCAGTTCTCAAGCCAAGGTTTACCCCAAAGCATTAAGACAAAGGAGGGACTGACCATTACACTTTCAAAGTGCAACATCGAGGACACTTCG ATGGATGTGGTTGTAAACTCCGTATTGACTGACCTGTCCCTTAGTCATGGAGCCATCTCGAGTGCCATCCTTAACAAAGCAGGGCAGCAGCTTCAGACGCTTTTTAATCAACAGGCCACAGGCAAAGTAAACGCTGGGGCCGTTTTTGTCACTACTGGTGCTAACCTCAAAAACAAACTGGTTTTCCATGCTGTGTCTCCTCACTGGAATCAGGGACAAGGTCAGGAACAAAAG ATACTGGAAGGCATTATGGATAATTGTTTAGGAcaggcagagcagcagcagcagaagtccatTGTGTTTCCAGCCATTGGCACAGGAAACTTAGGATTTCCAAAGGCCCTGGTCGCTTCCCTTATGTTGGATTCAGTTCTAAAATTTAGCAAGAATAGAACTTCCAGTCATGTGCAGGAAGTGATGTTTGCTCTCTATCCCCAAGACACTCAAACCATCCAG GCCTTCACAACTGAGTTCAACAATAAGTTCAACATTCAGGTATCCTCCACGCAGCAACAAAGCAAAG GTCCCTTGTCAAAGATCACCTCAAAATCAGGGACTTATGAGACCACAGTGGGAGGCGTTGTGCTTCAGGTCCTGAGTGGCGACATCACTAAACAGAATACAGATGTTATTGTGAACTCCAGCAATGAAAACTTCACGCTGAAAGCCG GGGTCTCAAAGGCTGTTTTGGATGCAGCTGGTTCAAACGTGGAAGCTGAGTGCACACAACTTG GAGCACAGCCAAACCAAGGGCTGATAATGACTCAGCCAGGAATGCTGCAGTGCAAGAAGATCATCCACATTTCAGCAAAGAGTGATCCTGCAACCATCAAACAACGTGTCAAGCAAGTGCTTCAAATGACAGCGCAGCAAAAGCTCACCTCCATTTCTTTCCCTGCACTTGGCACAG GTCAGGGTGGCGCAAACCCAGGACAGGTTGCAGACAGCATGCTGGATGCTGTGGTGGACTTTGTGACACAGACTCCACAATCGTCCATCAAACTGATCCGTATGGTGATCTTCCAGGCCCCCATGTTGGCAGATTTCCACCAAAGCATGCAGAAAAGGGAAGGAGGCAGTGACAAGCAAAAGAAAGAAGGAGTCTTCTCAAAAGCAGCAG CATTTGCTAAGTCATTGTTCACTGGATCAAAGGATAAAGGTGACCAGCAACAGAAAGTAAAAGACTTTGTGATTGATGGGAAAGTGTTGAATCCGGCTTGCTTTTCCATCTGTGGACCTTCCCGAGCTGCAGTGGACCAGGCCAAGCAGTGGATAGAGAAGCTCATCTCAGACGAGCAGGCATTCGAATCGATCTCTGATCCAATGATCCTTAATCTGTCTGATAAAGACCAACAACGAATTCAAGAGCTGCAACAATCCAAGGATGTCAGTGTGAGAGTGGAGCACAAGACTCAGGGGGCGGGGTCTGATGACACCACCATTCTGGTGGAAGGCCTCAGCAGGGATGTTCTGATGGCTGTCAGTGAGATCCAGACCATGCTTAGAAAAGCCAGAGATGATTTTAGCCTGAAGAAAGATATGGAGTTTGCAAGTGAGATGGTAGAATGGCAATACGAGCAGAGTGGCCAGTACCACAGCTTCGATCAGCTCACGAACTTCAAGCTGGAACAAGCTTTAACGCTAAAGTCTCCTCATGTGGACATCACCGTGCAAGGCCAAGCATACAAAGTCACAATGCCAGAGGGTCCTGCTGTGAGCGCTGTTGGTGGTAATCAGATGAACATCAAGCGTATTGATAAATTACAAG ttcCAGTCATTGATAGCATCCCACAGGATTGGGAGGCAATGGCAGCTAATGACCTGGTCAAAATGTGTCCACTGAAGACTGGCAGCAAAGAGTACAATGATGTCTTGGGCCACTTTAGGAACACCTGCCCCAATAATAACATTATTCAG ATTGAACGAGTTCAGAATCCTGGAATGTGGAAGAAGTACCAGAGTAACAAGCAAATTATGGAAATTAAGAACGGCCACCAGAACAATGAAAAGAGGCTGTTTCATGGAACCAGAGAGGACTCAATGATGCATATCAATCACAGTGGTTTCAACCGAAGCTATGCTGGAGTAAATG CTACGGTGTATGGAAAAGGCACTTACTTTGCACTTAATGCCAGCTACTCTGCAAACAACACCTATTCAGTTCCAAACCAGCAAGGACACAAACGCATGTATCTGTGCCGGGTCCTCACTGGAGACTACACAGTTGGAAATTCTTCCATGTTTGTCCCTCCCCCCAAATCTGCCAACAGTATAGTCCTCTATGACACTGTGGTGGATAGGCCTAATGCACCAACCATCTTCGTGGTGTTCCGCGATGACCATGCTTACCCAGAGTATCTAATCACCTTCacctaa